In one Alnus glutinosa chromosome 12, dhAlnGlut1.1, whole genome shotgun sequence genomic region, the following are encoded:
- the LOC133851346 gene encoding uncharacterized protein LOC133851346 isoform X1 codes for MDDFPKVLCGWSWEENKLFELALAVVDEQDPDRWEVVAAMVGGKKSPEDVQKHYVILLEDLQVIESGKLDHKLGEAQPCVQVDCSQSICWTDEDNKLVLSSTVYGIWRARNETKYHGKPKTEEQILKIIFWEVRSRISGKGKFKKNRENVSICQNWNLDVNILV; via the exons ATGGATGATTTTCCCAAGGTTTTGTGTGGGTGGAGCTGGGAGGAGAACAAGTTGTTTGAGCTGGCTTTGGCAGTAGTTGATGAACAGGACCCAGATCGGTGGGAAGTCGTTGCAGCCATGGTTGGAGGCAAGAAGAGTCCAGAAGATGTTCAGAAACATTATGTGATCCTTTTGGAGGATTTGCAGGTTATAGAATCTGGTAAGCTTGACCATAAACTGGGGGAAGCTCAGCCTTGTGTTCAAGTTGATTGCTCACAATCCATATGCTGGACTGATGAAGATAACAA ATTGGTTCTAAGTTCCACGGTTTATGGTATTTGGAGAGCTAGAAATGAAACAAAGTATCATGGCAAACCAAAAACAGAGGAGCAGATCCTGAAGATAATTTTCTGGGAAGTTCGGTCCAGAATTTCAGGCAAAGGAAAGTTCAAGAAGAATAGGGAAAATGTTAGCATTTGTCAAAATTGGAATTTAGATGTTAATATACTGGTTTAA
- the LOC133851346 gene encoding protein RADIALIS-like 3 isoform X2, whose protein sequence is MDDFPKVLCGWSWEENKLFELALAVVDEQDPDRWEVVAAMVGGKKSPEDVQKHYVILLEDLQVIESGKLDHKLGEAQPCVQVDCSQSICWTDEDNNLLVRLDIS, encoded by the exons ATGGATGATTTTCCCAAGGTTTTGTGTGGGTGGAGCTGGGAGGAGAACAAGTTGTTTGAGCTGGCTTTGGCAGTAGTTGATGAACAGGACCCAGATCGGTGGGAAGTCGTTGCAGCCATGGTTGGAGGCAAGAAGAGTCCAGAAGATGTTCAGAAACATTATGTGATCCTTTTGGAGGATTTGCAGGTTATAGAATCTGGTAAGCTTGACCATAAACTGGGGGAAGCTCAGCCTTGTGTTCAAGTTGATTGCTCACAATCCATATGCTGGACTGATGAAGATAACAA CTTGCTCGTTCGATTGGACATAAGCTAA